The Leifsonia sp. ZF2019 DNA segment CCTCCGGCAGCAGGATGGTCAGCAGCGGCAGGATGCCACCGATCGTGAAGGCGACCGCCGAGGCCAGCGCCGCGTGCCACGGGCTCACCACGTCGTCCTGGTCGATCCCCAGCTCCACCGAGAGGTGCGCCGACAGCGCGTCCCGCTCGGTCAGCTCCGTGGCGACCTGCCGAGCCGTCTGCGGCTGGAGTCCCTTCGCCTCCCACAGGCCGACGAGCTCCTCGAACTCCTCCTCCGGCATCTCCGCCAGTTCGCGCCGCTCCTTCGCGATCAACGCGTGCTCGCTGTCGCGCTGGCTGCTCACCGACACGTACTCCCCCAGGGCCATCGAGATCGCCCCGCCGACGAGCGCCGCGAGCCCCGCCGTCAGGATCGCGGGTGTCGCGGGTGTCGCCCCCGCGACACCGACCACCACCGCCGCGACGGAGACGATCCCGTCGTTCGCCCCGAGCACGCCCGCGCGCAGCCAGTTGAGACGCTGGGCCAGACCTTCACGGTGGGGCTCGCCCGGGTGCTGTCGAGGGGTCGTGCTCTCCGCCATGAGGTCCAGCCTAGAGAGGTTCCCCGCCGACCGGCACCTCGCCGTAACCTCCCGGAAACATGAGAGTAGACTCAGAAATCTTGTGCGAAAGAAGGTTTCCGCTTGACGACGGCTCTCTCCTCCCTGCTCGACGACGTCCTCCGGCGCAACGCCGGGGAACCCGAATTCCATCAGGCGGCGCGGGAGGTGTTCGGTTCGCTCGGGCCGGTCATCGACCGTCACCCCCGGTACGCCGAGGCCGCGGTGCTGGAACGGCTCACCGAGCCGGAACGGCAGCTGATCTTCCGGGTGCCGTGGACCGACGACGACGGGCGCGTCCGCGTGAACCGCGGGTTCCGGGTCGAGTTCAACTCGGCGCTCGGCCCGTACAAGGGCGGGCTGCGGTTCCACCCGAGCGTCACGCTCGGCACGGTGAAGTTCCTGGGCTTCGAGCAGATCTTCAAGAACGCGCTCACCGGGCTTCCCATCGGGGGCGGCAAGGGCGGCAGCGACTTCGACCCCAAGGGCAAGTCCGACGCCGAGATCATGCGGTTCTGCCAGTCGTTCATGACGGAGCTGTACCGCCACCTGGGCGAGCACACGGACGTCCCCGCCGGGGACATCGGGGTGGGCGGTCGCGAGATCGGCTACCTGTTCGGCCAGTACAAGCGCATCACGAACCGCTACGAGTCGGGCGTGCTGACCGGCAAGGGTGTCGGCTGGGGCGGCTCGCTCGTCCGCACCGAGGCGACCGGATACGGGGCGGTCTTCTTCGCCCAGCGGATGCTCGCCACGCGGGGCCGCGAGCTCGACGGCGCCCGCGTGCTCGTCTCCGGCTCGGGCAACGTGGCGATCTACGCCATCGAGAAGGTGCACCAGCTCGGCGGCACCGTGATCGCCTGCTCCGACTCCTCCGGCGTCGTGCACGACCCGGCCGGGATCGACCTCGACCTGCTGCGGCAGATCAAGGAGGTCGAGCGCGGCCGGCTCAGCGAGTATGCGGCACGGCGCGGAGGCGCGGCCGAGTACCACGCCAACGGCGATATCTGGGCGCTCGCCGCCTCGACCAGGGTCGACGTCGCGATGCCGTGCGCCACCCAGAACGAGCTCGACGCAACGGCCGCGACCACTCTCGCGGCCCACGGTGTCGCCGCGGTCGTCGAGGGTGCCAACATGCCGTGCACGCCGGATGCGGTGAACGTGCTCCGTGCCGCGGGCGTGCTGTTCGCGCCGGGCAAGGCGGCGAACGCCGGAGGCGTCGCGACGTCCGCGCTCGAGATGCAGCAGAATGCGTCGCGCGATGCGTGGTCGTTCGACTACGCCGAGCAGCGCCTCGCCGACATCATGGCGAACATCCACGACAGCTGCGCCGAGACGGCCGCCGATTACGGCGAGCCGGGCGACTACGTCCTGGGGGCCAATGTCGCGGGCTTCGTACGCGTCGCCGACGCGATGCTCGCCCTCGGCGTCATCTAGGCGCGCGCATCCCTCTCACGGCTCGGTCGGCTCAGTGCCGGCCGAGCCGTTTGCGCAGGTACTCGATGCGCGCCTGCAACTGGGACACGCTCGCCTGCGCGACGGCGGGACCGCCGCACACGCGTCGCAGCTCCGCGTGGATGAGGCCGTGCGGCTCCCCCGCGTTCTTCGAGTAGAGACCGACGAGGCTGTTCAGCAGCTGCCGCTGCTCCTTGAGCGTGCGGTGCAGGGGCGCCGGGGCATGCCCCTCTGCGTCGGCCGGCCGCGACGACGCCCGGCGGGCCTGACGCTGCTGCCGCTGCATGAGCAGCTCGTGCACCTGGTCGGGCTCCAGGATGCCGGGCAGGCCGATGAAGTCGTGCTCCTCGTCCGTGCCGGGCACGGCGAAGCTGCCGAACTCCCGCCCGTCGAACACCACCCGGTCGAAGTTGGCCTCCGACCCCAGTGCCTCGAACGCGAACTCCTCCGTCAGCGCCTCCGACGCCCGCTCCTCACGATTGGCGTCGGCGACCATCGCGTCCTCGGGGTTCCACAGGTCACCCTCGGCGTTCTCGTCGGCGACCCGGTCGAGCGCGTGGTCCCGCTCCAGTTCCAGCGCGTTCGCGAGCGACATCAGCGCGGGGACGTTCGGCAGGAAGACGGACGCCGTCTC contains these protein-coding regions:
- a CDS encoding VIT1/CCC1 transporter family protein, which translates into the protein MAESTTPRQHPGEPHREGLAQRLNWLRAGVLGANDGIVSVAAVVVGVAGATPATPAILTAGLAALVGGAISMALGEYVSVSSQRDSEHALIAKERRELAEMPEEEFEELVGLWEAKGLQPQTARQVATELTERDALSAHLSVELGIDQDDVVSPWHAALASAVAFTIGGILPLLTILLPEALRIPVTFVVVLVALAITGYVAAWIGGSPRGRAMLRVVIGGALALAATFAIGAMLGTTGVV
- the gdhA gene encoding NADP-specific glutamate dehydrogenase, whose amino-acid sequence is MTTALSSLLDDVLRRNAGEPEFHQAAREVFGSLGPVIDRHPRYAEAAVLERLTEPERQLIFRVPWTDDDGRVRVNRGFRVEFNSALGPYKGGLRFHPSVTLGTVKFLGFEQIFKNALTGLPIGGGKGGSDFDPKGKSDAEIMRFCQSFMTELYRHLGEHTDVPAGDIGVGGREIGYLFGQYKRITNRYESGVLTGKGVGWGGSLVRTEATGYGAVFFAQRMLATRGRELDGARVLVSGSGNVAIYAIEKVHQLGGTVIACSDSSGVVHDPAGIDLDLLRQIKEVERGRLSEYAARRGGAAEYHANGDIWALAASTRVDVAMPCATQNELDATAATTLAAHGVAAVVEGANMPCTPDAVNVLRAAGVLFAPGKAANAGGVATSALEMQQNASRDAWSFDYAEQRLADIMANIHDSCAETAADYGEPGDYVLGANVAGFVRVADAMLALGVI